A window of Paraburkholderia sp. ZP32-5 genomic DNA:
GAACCTCAACGGCGGCTACGTGCACTACGACGGCGGCATCGTGAATACGACCCGGCTCGTCGATGCGAATGGCGTGATCGTGCCGATCGGCCAGGCGAGCCCTTTCGACACTTATGTCGGGATTGCCGGCGAATTTGTCGAGAGCCATCCGCGCTGGGGCGTGACGAATGACTGGTATAACCCGCTACTGACGGGCGGCGTTTACGAACCAGATTTCATTGTCGGCGGTAATGCGGGCACGCTCAATCTCTACGCGACCCAGACGCTGGTTCTCGACGGCGATGTCACCGCTCAGGCGTTCGGCGGCTCGAAACAGACGCAGGGCAACGCGTTGCCAGTTGGTGGCACATTCAATCTTGGCGCCGATCCGAATTCGGCTAGCGCGGGATCCCTCGTGAACCTGACCATGAACGGCCAGGGAGGTGACACCACCGGAGAACTGAGCCAGGTGATCCTGCAGAACAGCGCGCCGAATCTGGACGATCTGGCGTCGGGCTCTCCTTCCGGGTTCTCGATCGATACTCCGCTCGACACGACAGCCCTCGGCGCGTTGCCCGCCACTGATCCCAACAACGTGCTGGCGACGATCGTGGTACCTGTCGATACGCTTAATAACGGCGGATTCGCGAACCTCAATGTTACGAGCGACAAGGGCCACGGCAACGGCTTTGCCTTGACCGAGGGCACCACGCTTGCACTGCAGCCGGGAGGCTCGGTTACGCTGAATGGTGGCTTTTCTGGCAACGCCACGGTGGCCGGTCAGATCGTCATTCCGTCGGGCAAGGTGACCATATCGAGTGGTGCCGATCTTACCGTGACGTCGACCGGCCGGATCGACGCCGCCGGTCAATGGGTGAACAACGATACGCAAGCGGCGCCAGACTCGACGCCGGGTAACAGCCAGTACATCAACGGCGGCAGCATCAGCCTGACGGCAGGTAGCCATCTCGACCTGCAGGCAGGCAGCGTGCTGGACGTATCGGGCGGCGGCGAGATGCAGGCCAACGGCCAGTTGCTGATGAGTAACGGCATTCCGGAGGGCAAGGGCGGCAGCGTTTCGCTGATCGCCGATAACGTCAGTTACCTCGCGCAGATTCCGACCGATCCGTATCTCACGATGAACGGCGAGATCAGGAGCCTCGGGTTCTCGGGGGGCGGCACGCTGACGCTCGCCGCACCGGGCTTCCAGATCGGCGGAGATCCTTCGGCTGCGCCGGTATGGGATGTCACGCTGCCCGCCGATTTTTTCGAGCAGCAGGGCTTCGGCGAGTACGTGCTGAACGCGCATTACGACGCGGACGTAGCGCCCGACACGACGGTGCGGCTCACGCAGCAAAACCTGATCCCGGACGCCACCGCGCTACAACTGGCCGCCAGCGGCGCGAACCTGAGCGCCGGCGGTCTGACGACGGTGGGCACGCTCGACGCATACCATCGCCAGCCGACCGGGCTCGTGATGACGGCGGGTGATGGGGTTGCCTGGGCAGCGACGTTCCAGGGTAATGGCACACCCTTCGAGATTCCCGCCACGGTAACGGGGGCAGTAACGATCGGGCAGGGCGCATCGGTCATAGCCGATGCGGGAGCCAGTATCGGACTCGGCTCACCGGTACAGGTCACGGTGTTGGGCTCGCTGATCGCACCGGGTGGTTCGATCACCTTGAGCGCCGATCAATCTGGACCTTATCTTCAAAGCGGTCAATTTAGCGACACGGAACTTTATAATGCGCCGCCCGGGGCGGCAGGTAATGGAGTAGCCGCAGCTGATTATTTCAGCACGAGCAAATCCGTGTGGCTTGGCGCCGACGCGGTACTCGATGTCGCAGGCGTGGCGCTGACCGATCCGCTTGCATCGCCGGTGAAAAGCGGACTGACCACGTTGATACCGGACACCGGTAAGGTGCTCGCGGGCGGCTCCGTCACGATATCGAGCGACAGCGGCTATGTCGTCGCACAAACCGGCTCGCAAATCAATGTATCGGGTGCATCCGCGAATTTCGACCAGTTGCAGGCGAATGGGACCTATGCGTCGCAGCCGGTGTGGAGCAATGCCGGCTCCATTACGCTCGGCGCGGCCAACGGCCTGCTATTCGACGGCACGTTGCGCGCCCAACCCGGCGCGCCGCAGGCGGTGGGGGGCACGCTGACAATCCTGCCGGAACAGCTCGTTGGCAGCGGCATTGGGGCGACTGCCATCGTCGTGCAGCAAAGCGGTAATCTGGTCCCAGCCGGACTTGCGCCCGGTCAGGATATTACTGCGCTCGTTGGCGCGCCTGTGACGGATGGAAACGGCAATCTGACGTCCAGCCCCACATACGTGCTGCAGTTTGCCGCCGACCGCCTCACTGGATCCGGTATCTCAACTCTGGTGCTGGGAGGCGACTCGGGCGAGGCGGCGAATGTGCCGGTTGCTTTTGCGGGCGACGTGAACATTGCGGTGCCCGGCGCGGTGCAGATTATTACGAACCAGTTAGTGGCGCTCAACGCCGATCAGCTCGATCAGCTGACGCACAGCGTTATGAATGCGTCGGGCGATTACGTGATTCCGACGATCAGTTCATTGCTGAACGACGAGGCCAATTCCGCTACGTCGACTTCGATCGGCTCGACGGTGAACATCAGCGCGCCCTATGTCGAGCTGACAGGAGGCGCCCAGAGCAATGGCGCGACCAACCTGGGCACGGTTGCCGCCGCTTCTGACGCGACACTTAACGTCAACGCGTCGTTCATCGATCTGGTGAACCAGTTCCAGTTGAACAATTTCGGGCAAGCCAACTTCACGAGCAGCGGCGACATTCGCCTGACCTCGACGAACCCGGCCGACAATCAAATGGCGCTGGGCTTGCTTTACACCCCTGGCAACCTGACGTTCAAGGCAGCGGACCTGTATCCGTCGACGGGTACGAGCTTCGTTCTCGACGCGGTCGGACCGACGGACCCGTCCACCGGCCAACCCGCGCCAACGACGATTACCTTCGAGGCAAACGGTGCGTCGTCCACGCCGTTGTCCGCGGGAGGCACCCTGCTCGTCGACGCGACCAACATCGTGCAGGGCGGCACGGTCCGCGCACCGTCGGGTTCGCTCGTGTTCGGCGTGGGCGATCCGAACGACAGCGCGACGCAGCAGCAGTTCGGCAACCTGCCGCTGGTCGCGACGAATTCGGTCGCGTTCGCGAGCGGCAGTTTGACCTCAGTATCGAATGGCGACACGGTCATTCCATACGGCACGACCGTCGACGGTGTCGAATGGCAGTTCAACCCCGTCGCGGGCATCCCAGCGCCCGATCTGACAGCACCGCCCGCGAAGTACATCGGCGCGAACGGCGGCAATGTCGCGCTGAACAGCGGGGCAGTGATCGACCTGTCTGGTGGCGGCAACCTGCAGGCCGAGGAATGGGTGGCCGGCACGGGCGGCACACGCGATGTGCTGTCGCAATACAGCGTGAGCTATGCGAATAGTTCGAGCGGCGTCGCTGTACCGGTCAATGCCAACGGCGGCAACGTGTACGCGATCATTCCGGGCATGCAGTCGCCGGTGGCCGCCTACGATCCGATATTCGCGCAGACAGTACAGCCGGCGGCCACGCGTAGCGGCCCATCCACGACGACGAGTTTGCTCGGTGTCGGTCAGGCAGGCATGGGCAGCGCGATCGGACAATCGGTGTATCTGTCGGGCGTCCCTGGGCTCGCGCCTGGCTACTACACGCTGCTGCCCGGCAAATATGCGACGCTGCCCGGCGCATTCCGGGTGACGGTCTCGGGTATTGGTGGCAGCGCGGCGCCAGGTGCCAGCCAGGTCTTGCCTGACGGCACCGTAGTGACGTCGGGGTACTTCGGCAATGCGCTGACGGGCAGCCGTGACGCGACACCGACGCTGTTTGATGTGCAGTCGAACGCTGTGTGGCAGCAGTATTCGCAATACAACCTGACGGGCGCGAACAGCTTCTTTACCGCGCTGGCGGCAAGCAAAGGTAACGTGACGCCGCCGCTGCCGACGGACGGCGGCCAACTGGTGCTGGCAGCGACGCAGGCATTGACGCTCGGCGCGACGCTGAATACAGCGGCCGCGCAGGGCGGTGCGCCGGCCGAAGTGGATATCGCGTCGCAAGATATCCAGATCACTGGCAACGGCAGCGTCGTGCTGCCGGGTTATCTGCAAATCAGCGCGGACGCACTCGATTCGCTCGATGCCGGCAGTCTGCTGATCGGCGGCACGCGCACGGCGACGGCCAGCGGCATCACGATCACACCGATCGCAAATAGTGTCGTCGTCTCGAACGACAGCAATAGCGCGCTCACGGGCCCAGAAATCATGCTGGTGACGAAGACCGATTCGTCCGGCACCGATCCCGACGCGGCCAATGGTCTGCGCGTCGACGCGGGCGCAGTGATCACGGCAACGAGCGTCTATCCGGCAGCGAAGGACGTGCCGATCGCGATCACCGGCGACGGCGCGTTGCTGCGCGTATCGGACGGCACGACCGCGCCGCTGTCCCGCACCGGCAACACGGGGACGGGGCTGCTGACCGTCGGCGCGGGCGCGACGCTGTCGGGCGGTCAGTCGCTGCTGCTCGATTCGTCCGGCAATCTGACGGTGGACCCGACGGCCGTACTGTCGGCACAGGCCATTACCGCCGACGGCTCGGCCATTACCTTTACGAATGAGAGCGGCAGTGCGGCGGCCAGCCTGCCGGGCTTCGTGCTCGATTCCGCGAGCCTCGCCCAGTTCGCGAACGCGCAGCAGGTGACGCTGCGCAGCTACGGTGCGATCAACTTCGTCGGCGACGTTGACGTGACGTTCGGCAGCAGCGTGGATCTCAGCGCGGGCACTTTCGTGAGCGACGGCGGCAACGTCACGCTCAACGCGCAGCAGATCGCATTCACGAACGAAGCCGGCGCGCCGCAAAGCACCGCGACCACCGGTAGCGGCACGCTGACGGTCAACGCGAAGGAGATCGACTTCGGCACCGGCGACAAGAACGTGAGCGGCTTCGGCGCGGCAACGATGAATGCGACCGGCGGCATCGTCGGTCAGAACACAGGTACGTTCGACTTCGGCGCGCTGCCGGTCACGCTTAATGCACCGGTGTATGTCGCGGATACCGGGTCGAATGCGACCGTGAAGACCTCGGGTCTGCTGACGCTCAACAGCGCAGCAGGCACGGCGCTGAACGACACACCGGTCGGCGGCGCGATCAGCTTTATCGGCGGCACGCTGAACGACAACGGCGCGACAATCTCCGCTCCGGCGGGCAATGCGAGCCTGGAAGCAACCACCGGCGACTTGACCATCGGCGCCGGCTCGTTAGTGAGCGCCGCGGGCGTGTCGAAGCAGTTCTTCGATGTGACCGAGTACGCGCCCGCGGGCACGATCACGCTGACAGCGGATGCTGGCACGGTGAACGTGCAATCGGGTTCGACGCTCGATTTCTCCGGTGCGAGCGGTGGCGGCGCAGCCGGCGCGATGGTGCTATCGGCACCGCAGCAGGTCGTGAATCTCGATGGCACGATCAAGGGCGGCGCGGCCAGCGGCTATGCGGGCGGTTCGTTCTCGCTCGACATCGGCGGCGCGGCGGACCTGGACAGTCTGACGAACACGCTCGCGGCGAGTGGCGTGAACCAGGCGGTGGTGATCCATTCAAGGACGGGCAACCTGACGCTGTCCGCGGGCAATACATTGACCGCGCAGACGGTTTCGCTGATCGCCGACGGCGGCGCAGGCAACGCGTCGGATACGGCCAACGGCAACGTGAACGTACTCGGTACGATCGACGCGTCGGGCACGGCCGGCGGTGAGATCGACCTGTATGGCCGCAGCGGCGTCGACGTTGAAGGCACGCTGCTCGCTCGCGGCTCGGATGCGAACCAGCGCGGCGGCACGGTCAATATCGGCACAAGCGGCACGTTCGATCCGAATGAGGCGAACCCGTACAACACGGCCTACGGCTACGAGAACATCGATCCCGCGAATTCAGGCCGGATCCTGGTGGGCGCCGATGCGCTGATCGACGTGTCGGGTGGTACGGCGGGTGGTTTGTCAGGCGGCACGGTCAACTTCCGCGCGCCGCTGCTTTCCGATGGCACGGTCGACGTACAACTGCCGGGTAGTGGTTTCAATACGGGCCGTGGCATCGTAGGCTCGCGCGCGACCACGCTCGAAGCGTACGCGGTATGGAGCACGACGGACGCGACGAGCGGCGCGCAGCATTTCGACGGCATCGTCGATCCGGCGGGCTGGTACGACAGCAACGGCAATCTTCTCGGCGGCACGTTCACGAGCCAGGACGGCAGCACGACGATTACGTACACCCCGGCGAGTGGCGATACGCCAGCGAGCCTGTCGAGCGACCCCGGCGCGACGGCGGCACAGATCGCGACGGACCTCACGAATTTGCTGCAGAACGACTACTTCGCGCCGACCAACGCGAACCCTGACCATCAGACGTTCTATGGTTATACGGATGGCGACCCAACGAAGGCGCCGGGCACGCTGATGGGCTTTGTCGAGAACGGACTCAATACGGTGAACAACCCGTTCGCTGGAACGGGTATCGCGAATGCGCACATCGCGCCGGGGATCGAACTGGACAATCCGTCGTCGGCGATCAATAACGGCAATATCGAGATTCTGACGAACTGGAATCTCGGCGCGGGCACGTCGCCGACCGATCTCGCGTTCCGCTTCAACGGCCGGGCGCCGATCATCACGTTCCGCGCCGAAAACAACGTGCAGGTCAAGGCCAGCCTGACGGACGGGTTTTTCCAGATCGCCAATCCGGTTGCGGGCGGAGCGAGCATCACCGTACCGTCTTTTGAGCAGTACGGACTCTATTCCGCGGCCGAATATGCATTCAACGCGGCGGGTGGTTCCTATCCCGGCAAGGGAACATCCGGGTCCGGGCTTGCGTACTATGCATCGCAGGGGCTCATACCGGAATTCGCCGCCCTTAGCGGGACCGATCCACAGACGATGGAAGAGTATTACGCGTTGTATACGGCGTATGCGCACTTCCTCGATCAGACGTTGCCGGGCAGCGAAGCCGCCGCGTTCAATATGCCGTCCAATTTCAGCTACCTGCAATACTTCTGGTATCAGCGTGCGACCGCAACGGTAAATAGTAGGCCTCCGGCGCCATCGGCTCCGGGCACATCGGGGGCGGATCTCGCCGGCTATGCGCAGCAATATTTCGTGTATCTCAACCAGTACGCCGCCTATATACAGAATCTGGCGAATCAAGGCCCGTCAAGACCGTCTGCACTTCCGCCGCAAGCGCCGGCCATGGCAGTAAACATCGCGCCGATCAATGGGTCGAGTATTTCGTTGCCAACGCCGGTAGACAATACGCCGTCACCGACCGCCGTCGCAACGAATCCGCTGCCGTTGTCGGCGGCTTCCCTGATCGGCGGATCAAGTACGTCCTGGCGGGTAATCGCGGGAGCGGACAACGGCAGTGCCGATCCGCTGAGCTTGCAGGCAGCGTCGATTGTCCAGAACGGCACCTGCGTCGGGAGTGTGACGCTCGATGGACACACGGCCTACGTCGATCCCAACGGCCAGACGCTGCTCACGCCGACGATGATTCGAACCGGCACGGGCTTCATCGACGTCGCGGCAGGAAACGATATCGCTCTTCTCGATACCGTTGCGCCGGGCGTGATCTACACTGCGGGCGCGCCATCGGCGAATGCGCCTGCACTCGGGAATGCCGCGACGATCGTCAGAGGGCAGAACGGTGCGGACACGCTTGTATCGCCGACCGTGAATCCGGACTCGGGGGGCGACATCACGCTGCATGCGCAGGGCGATATCCAGGGAATCGAATACACGCTCACGACCGATTCGTCGGGTGGGCTCGTCGGAACTCCCGGCCAGTTCTGGGCGCCGTGGATGGAGATCGCCGCCAATCCTTCGTCGCCGCTTACAAGTACGTCAATTGATTTCGGCGCATTCGACCAGGGTGTGATGAGCGTCGGCGGAAACGTATCGGTGTCGGCCGGCGGCA
This region includes:
- a CDS encoding filamentous haemagglutinin family protein, whose protein sequence is MAARARYAQQQNNFSRYSLSSDVRPLCRAIAVMLAAGMSMHAHAGGLVNLGQTTRTVAGGVGGVGGGAMPNLGMTPQQALQASQPSIRNLGHAAQTIAAQIAAQQNAAAAAAATGSNVPNGLTPGGLQVAPGVTADTNSSLLWYNANAPTQTVDANGHVNVDIQQTGQNAVLTWQTMNVGRQTTLNFDQSGGTQTNGANNWAVLNRIMDPSGLPSQILGSITAQGAVYVINRNGILFGAGSQINVHSLVASSLNLLDMRNEAMPSAAGIVASNQEFLSLPAGTTGGLAFPESGNSSTVNGSGITPNEILGLGNIATTTGPYQAPGDITIEQGASITTHVNGTVSDGGFVMVAAPNVTNAGSISATDGQVVLAAGVGVSVTPNAQSAKNPQVLLPELSGEVVTSQNGSTFDITPAGTLNNTGIVQAARGNVNLLGSSVEQNGVVGVTTSVNTPGTITISTVDEYQSNNPLGQAYSGAAQVLDTANGGGLDTHRAGLLSFGPDSVTTVLPDTDGQTATSTPGTTFTPGSIQMTGGSVWFQGGSLIEAPGSGVTVTALTPLTTGVRYTTPAGDTAVPGRILLDDGATIDVSGLANVELPISDILLTIPLIGQNELADSPLLRNSFLNGLKNVVVDSTLSGTRSDGVQWVGSPLLNLSGYVNDMPRTIDQLLTNGGTITLSGNEVMTAAGSSMNLNGGYVHYDGGIVNTTRLVDANGVIVPIGQASPFDTYVGIAGEFVESHPRWGVTNDWYNPLLTGGVYEPDFIVGGNAGTLNLYATQTLVLDGDVTAQAFGGSKQTQGNALPVGGTFNLGADPNSASAGSLVNLTMNGQGGDTTGELSQVILQNSAPNLDDLASGSPSGFSIDTPLDTTALGALPATDPNNVLATIVVPVDTLNNGGFANLNVTSDKGHGNGFALTEGTTLALQPGGSVTLNGGFSGNATVAGQIVIPSGKVTISSGADLTVTSTGRIDAAGQWVNNDTQAAPDSTPGNSQYINGGSISLTAGSHLDLQAGSVLDVSGGGEMQANGQLLMSNGIPEGKGGSVSLIADNVSYLAQIPTDPYLTMNGEIRSLGFSGGGTLTLAAPGFQIGGDPSAAPVWDVTLPADFFEQQGFGEYVLNAHYDADVAPDTTVRLTQQNLIPDATALQLAASGANLSAGGLTTVGTLDAYHRQPTGLVMTAGDGVAWAATFQGNGTPFEIPATVTGAVTIGQGASVIADAGASIGLGSPVQVTVLGSLIAPGGSITLSADQSGPYLQSGQFSDTELYNAPPGAAGNGVAAADYFSTSKSVWLGADAVLDVAGVALTDPLASPVKSGLTTLIPDTGKVLAGGSVTISSDSGYVVAQTGSQINVSGASANFDQLQANGTYASQPVWSNAGSITLGAANGLLFDGTLRAQPGAPQAVGGTLTILPEQLVGSGIGATAIVVQQSGNLVPAGLAPGQDITALVGAPVTDGNGNLTSSPTYVLQFAADRLTGSGISTLVLGGDSGEAANVPVAFAGDVNIAVPGAVQIITNQLVALNADQLDQLTHSVMNASGDYVIPTISSLLNDEANSATSTSIGSTVNISAPYVELTGGAQSNGATNLGTVAAASDATLNVNASFIDLVNQFQLNNFGQANFTSSGDIRLTSTNPADNQMALGLLYTPGNLTFKAADLYPSTGTSFVLDAVGPTDPSTGQPAPTTITFEANGASSTPLSAGGTLLVDATNIVQGGTVRAPSGSLVFGVGDPNDSATQQQFGNLPLVATNSVAFASGSLTSVSNGDTVIPYGTTVDGVEWQFNPVAGIPAPDLTAPPAKYIGANGGNVALNSGAVIDLSGGGNLQAEEWVAGTGGTRDVLSQYSVSYANSSSGVAVPVNANGGNVYAIIPGMQSPVAAYDPIFAQTVQPAATRSGPSTTTSLLGVGQAGMGSAIGQSVYLSGVPGLAPGYYTLLPGKYATLPGAFRVTVSGIGGSAAPGASQVLPDGTVVTSGYFGNALTGSRDATPTLFDVQSNAVWQQYSQYNLTGANSFFTALAASKGNVTPPLPTDGGQLVLAATQALTLGATLNTAAAQGGAPAEVDIASQDIQITGNGSVVLPGYLQISADALDSLDAGSLLIGGTRTATASGITITPIANSVVVSNDSNSALTGPEIMLVTKTDSSGTDPDAANGLRVDAGAVITATSVYPAAKDVPIAITGDGALLRVSDGTTAPLSRTGNTGTGLLTVGAGATLSGGQSLLLDSSGNLTVDPTAVLSAQAITADGSAITFTNESGSAAASLPGFVLDSASLAQFANAQQVTLRSYGAINFVGDVDVTFGSSVDLSAGTFVSDGGNVTLNAQQIAFTNEAGAPQSTATTGSGTLTVNAKEIDFGTGDKNVSGFGAATMNATGGIVGQNTGTFDFGALPVTLNAPVYVADTGSNATVKTSGLLTLNSAAGTALNDTPVGGAISFIGGTLNDNGATISAPAGNASLEATTGDLTIGAGSLVSAAGVSKQFFDVTEYAPAGTITLTADAGTVNVQSGSTLDFSGASGGGAAGAMVLSAPQQVVNLDGTIKGGAASGYAGGSFSLDIGGAADLDSLTNTLAASGVNQAVVIHSRTGNLTLSAGNTLTAQTVSLIADGGAGNASDTANGNVNVLGTIDASGTAGGEIDLYGRSGVDVEGTLLARGSDANQRGGTVNIGTSGTFDPNEANPYNTAYGYENIDPANSGRILVGADALIDVSGGTAGGLSGGTVNFRAPLLSDGTVDVQLPGSGFNTGRGIVGSRATTLEAYAVWSTTDATSGAQHFDGIVDPAGWYDSNGNLLGGTFTSQDGSTTITYTPASGDTPASLSSDPGATAAQIATDLTNLLQNDYFAPTNANPDHQTFYGYTDGDPTKAPGTLMGFVENGLNTVNNPFAGTGIANAHIAPGIELDNPSSAINNGNIEILTNWNLGAGTSPTDLAFRFNGRAPIITFRAENNVQVKASLTDGFFQIANPVAGGASITVPSFEQYGLYSAAEYAFNAAGGSYPGKGTSGSGLAYYASQGLIPEFAALSGTDPQTMEEYYALYTAYAHFLDQTLPGSEAAAFNMPSNFSYLQYFWYQRATATVNSRPPAPSAPGTSGADLAGYAQQYFVYLNQYAAYIQNLANQGPSRPSALPPQAPAMAVNIAPINGSSISLPTPVDNTPSPTAVATNPLPLSAASLIGGSSTSWRVIAGADNGSADPLSLQAASIVQNGTCVGSVTLDGHTAYVDPNGQTLLTPTMIRTGTGFIDVAAGNDIALLDTVAPGVIYTAGAPSANAPALGNAATIVRGQNGADTLVSPTVNPDSGGDITLHAQGDIQGIEYTLTTDSSGGLVGTPGQFWAPWMEIAANPSSPLTSTSIDFGAFDQGVMSVGGNVSVSAGGNVSDLAVSLPTTWYLTSSSTGSQTVNTVGGGNLTVHAGGDILSGDYFVAKGTGTITAGGLIGSDLEAVSKIVGGGLVPAATILALQDGVLDVTARQGVDIGAVLNPSYSSGAVTGTGQTIDSQGYSATSSVSILSTTGDVTFGSLAGLLTNASGTLPASLDLIAFNGGINVESGGTLYPSAVGQLNLVAEQSINLSNLAGTLTNASVTNTIGNTFDTGEGNSTSNEFGMSDADPSQMPSPAQPLANPRTHDTSALHGDDTEPARIYSANGSIVDGTLASSGFYNNLVTVSIDKPALIQAGQDIVNLAFNGQNLSSSDVTRILAGRDIYDTPVPNTGGGAAPVLTLGGPGTFDVEAGRNIGPLTSQQQLFDAHVTGTSTNVLTGIDAVGNSNNPNLPHESANINVLFGVGPGIDLATFESDYIAPGSAVTGVPSTTPALIAFMEQYDAGLGVDTGLQSDQTAARNKVGTLTAAQAWTQFQALPSYVRQLFAEQVLFNVLTQVGEDYNNAASPYFQQYARGYQAINTLFPASFGYTANNLDGGTNGANQLASTGNLDIRSTTIQTQQGGNVSILGPGGQALVGSTTAPPAIVDSDGNVVAGPGTMGILTLEKGDIDIFTDQSVLLAQSRIFTEQGGDMTIWSSNGDINAGKGAKTSADTPAPQYVCDPNHYCTVDARGEVTGAGIATLQSIPGVPLGTINLIAPRGTVDAGDAGIRAGNLNVAALQVLNADNIQVTGKATGIPVVQAVNTGALTAASSAASAASQMAQDIVKNNASGVGPRRWVISVQVEGFGDAGSDGDPKKKRGVERVGYDSSSAVSILGFGSVGPAQRSALDADERERLGRM